Proteins encoded within one genomic window of Sulfurovum sp. XGS-02:
- a CDS encoding NAD(P)H-dependent glycerol-3-phosphate dehydrogenase has protein sequence MKIAIIGAGKWGQALYHAYSQKNDVVISSRHTKNIENFVPMSEALKCEYLVIAIPAQFVRGWMEENFVDHGQKILVAAKGIETSTGAFLNEVYGEFVSVDRLAFISGPSFAAEVQQSLPTALKISSTNAKLAQTYADALPDFIKGYVDDDVIGAEISGAYKNVIAIAGGVCDGLGLGNNARAALISRGLVEMTRFGEAFGARIETFLSLGGAGDLFLTASSTLSRNYRVGIGIAKGKRMDEILEELGEVAEGVPTAKAIYKIAKEKEIYLPIAAEVYAMIEEGKDPLESVKDLLD, from the coding sequence ATGAAAATAGCAATTATAGGTGCAGGAAAATGGGGACAAGCCCTATATCATGCCTATAGTCAGAAGAATGACGTGGTGATCTCATCCAGGCATACAAAGAATATAGAGAATTTTGTGCCTATGAGTGAAGCGTTAAAGTGCGAATATCTTGTAATAGCGATTCCTGCACAGTTTGTTCGTGGTTGGATGGAAGAGAATTTTGTGGATCATGGACAGAAGATACTTGTTGCTGCCAAAGGGATAGAGACAAGCACAGGTGCATTTTTGAATGAAGTCTATGGCGAGTTCGTCTCTGTGGACAGACTGGCCTTCATTTCCGGTCCCTCCTTCGCAGCAGAAGTACAACAGTCACTTCCTACAGCACTGAAGATTAGTTCTACAAATGCAAAACTGGCACAAACCTACGCAGATGCTTTGCCAGATTTCATTAAAGGATATGTGGATGATGATGTCATAGGTGCAGAGATCTCGGGTGCCTATAAAAATGTTATTGCCATTGCGGGTGGTGTCTGTGATGGCTTAGGATTGGGAAATAACGCTAGGGCAGCACTGATCTCCAGAGGTTTAGTGGAAATGACACGTTTTGGGGAAGCTTTTGGTGCAAGAATAGAAACATTTCTCTCTCTGGGCGGAGCAGGCGACCTTTTCCTTACGGCAAGTTCTACTCTCTCGCGCAACTACCGTGTGGGAATTGGCATTGCCAAAGGTAAGCGTATGGATGAGATTCTTGAAGAGCTGGGTGAAGTAGCAGAGGGTGTCCCGACCGCTAAAGCCATCTATAAAATAGCAAAAGAGAAAGAGATCTATCTTCCTATCGCAGCAGAGGTCTATGCCATGATAGAAGAGGGGAAAGATCCTTTGGAGAGTGTGAAAGATTTATTGGATTAA